The Muricauda sp. SCSIO 65647 genome includes a region encoding these proteins:
- a CDS encoding PLP-dependent aspartate aminotransferase family protein, translating to MKDNRFETNAIRDQLERTQYLEHSAPMFLTSSYVFEDAEDMRASFAEEKDRNVYSRYSNPNTSEFITKVCHMEGAEAGFAFASGMAAVFSTFAALLESGDHILSVRSVFGSTHSLYTNFFPKWNIETSFFGIDELEKVEQSIRSNTKILYAESPTNPGVDILDLEYLGKLAKKHDLIFVVDNCFASPYLQQPIKFGADLVIHSGTKLMDGQGRVLAGITVGQADLVDKIYRFSRITGPALSPFNAWVLSKSLETLAVRVDRHCENALKLAEFLEGHRKVNWVKYPFLKSHPQYELAQKQMKAGGCVVAFEVKGGLESGRKFFDSIRLLSLSANLGDARSIVTHPASTTHSKLTPEERKAVGISEGMVRVSVGLEHSADIIDDIGQALG from the coding sequence ATGAAAGACAATAGATTCGAAACCAACGCGATACGCGATCAGCTTGAGCGCACCCAATATTTAGAGCACTCTGCGCCGATGTTTTTGACCTCGAGCTACGTTTTTGAAGATGCCGAAGATATGCGGGCTTCCTTTGCCGAAGAAAAAGATCGCAACGTGTATTCTCGGTACTCCAATCCGAATACATCAGAGTTTATTACAAAGGTTTGCCATATGGAAGGCGCCGAAGCGGGTTTCGCCTTTGCCTCGGGCATGGCGGCGGTGTTTTCAACTTTCGCGGCTTTATTGGAAAGTGGTGACCACATACTTTCTGTACGAAGTGTGTTTGGTTCGACACATTCGCTGTACACCAATTTTTTCCCCAAGTGGAATATCGAAACCAGTTTTTTTGGGATTGATGAGTTGGAAAAAGTTGAACAATCGATACGGTCCAATACCAAGATTCTCTATGCCGAATCACCCACCAACCCCGGGGTTGATATACTCGATCTTGAATATCTTGGAAAACTCGCAAAAAAGCACGACCTGATTTTTGTGGTCGATAATTGTTTTGCCTCTCCTTATTTACAACAACCAATCAAATTCGGGGCAGACCTGGTCATACATTCGGGCACTAAATTGATGGATGGCCAAGGTCGTGTGTTGGCAGGAATCACGGTAGGTCAAGCTGATTTGGTAGATAAAATCTATCGTTTTTCACGAATCACGGGTCCTGCCCTTTCGCCTTTTAACGCATGGGTGCTCTCAAAAAGTTTGGAGACCCTTGCCGTGAGGGTCGACAGGCATTGTGAAAATGCCTTGAAGTTGGCCGAATTTTTAGAAGGCCATCGAAAGGTGAATTGGGTGAAATATCCCTTTTTGAAATCACATCCACAGTATGAACTGGCCCAAAAACAGATGAAAGCAGGGGGGTGCGTGGTAGCTTTTGAAGTGAAAGGCGGACTCGAATCGGGCCGCAAGTTTTTTGATTCCATTCGCTTGCTGTCACTTTCGGCCAACTTGGGCGATGCCCGGAGCATTGTGACCCATCCTGCTTCGACCACACATAGTAAACTGACCCCAGAAGAACGAAAGGCCGTGGGCATTTCAGAAGGTATGGTCAGGGTTTCGGTGGGATTGGAGCATAGTGCCGATATCATCGATGATATAGGGCAGGCCCTTGGTTAA
- a CDS encoding DUF2061 domain-containing protein, with protein MIADQIVLANKEKKASYSKDKTSEKPIRSIVKSISWRVIGTLDTIIISWIITGTLTLAFSIGVVELVTKMVLYFFHERIWNNIGWGK; from the coding sequence ATGATTGCAGACCAAATCGTATTGGCCAACAAAGAGAAAAAGGCTTCTTATTCGAAAGATAAGACCTCTGAAAAGCCTATCAGAAGTATTGTGAAATCAATAAGTTGGCGAGTCATTGGCACGTTGGACACTATTATCATTTCATGGATCATTACGGGCACATTGACCTTGGCCTTTTCAATAGGCGTGGTCGAATTGGTCACCAAAATGGTGCTGTATTTCTTTCATGAACGCATTTGGAACAACATAGGTTGGGGCAAATAA
- a CDS encoding phosphoadenosine phosphosulfate reductase family protein, with product MALKTQQVENLNAQFKGIPPQEIISWAIAHGQKPVVTTNFRPYEVAILHAVVDVDPNIPVIWCDTGYNTPSTYKHAEELILRLGLNVQLYVPKQTAAHRDVIMGIPDIDSPMHAVFTEQVKLEPFRRAMEEHRPDVWFTNLRKGQTTHRDSLDILSLSKDGVLKVSPFYYWNDAQLDSYLKEYDLPNEHKYFDPTKVLENRECGLHT from the coding sequence ATGGCTCTGAAAACGCAGCAAGTAGAAAATCTCAATGCCCAATTCAAGGGTATTCCACCACAAGAAATCATTTCTTGGGCCATTGCCCATGGTCAAAAACCAGTGGTGACTACAAACTTTCGCCCATATGAAGTGGCCATTTTACATGCAGTGGTCGATGTGGATCCGAACATTCCCGTGATTTGGTGTGATACAGGTTATAATACACCAAGCACATATAAGCACGCAGAAGAATTGATATTGAGATTGGGGCTGAACGTGCAATTGTACGTTCCAAAACAGACGGCGGCCCATCGCGATGTGATTATGGGAATTCCCGATATTGATAGCCCCATGCATGCCGTGTTCACCGAACAGGTCAAACTGGAACCTTTCAGAAGGGCCATGGAAGAACATCGGCCAGATGTTTGGTTCACCAACTTGCGAAAAGGCCAGACCACCCATCGTGATTCATTGGATATTTTGAGCTTGAGCAAAGACGGTGTATTGAAGGTGAGTCCATTTTACTATTGGAACGACGCCCAACTCGACTCCTATCTGAAAGAGTACGATTTGCCCAATGAGCATAAATATTTTGACCCCACCAAAGTTTTAGAAAACCGAGAGTGTGGTCTCCACACATAA
- a CDS encoding GIY-YIG nuclease family protein, with protein MSRSRIRWFYEKRYVYILECSDETFYTGSTIDLEKRIREHQDGRGANHTKKRLPVKLVYAEEYLSIAKAFEREKQIQGWSRTKKQALINGEVASLPGLAECKNEKHYRFYKETKH; from the coding sequence ATGAGCCGAAGCCGCATAAGGTGGTTTTATGAAAAAAGATATGTCTATATATTGGAATGTTCTGACGAAACTTTTTATACTGGAAGCACCATTGATTTGGAAAAAAGAATCAGGGAACATCAAGATGGGAGGGGCGCAAATCATACCAAAAAGAGATTGCCTGTCAAACTGGTTTATGCAGAAGAATATTTAAGTATTGCCAAAGCCTTTGAAAGGGAGAAACAAATTCAAGGTTGGTCAAGAACAAAGAAACAAGCTTTAATTAACGGTGAAGTCGCTTCACTTCCTGGCTTGGCTGAGTGTAAAAATGAAAAACATTATAGATTTTATAAGGAAACCAAACATTAG
- a CDS encoding Rrf2 family transcriptional regulator, protein MLSKKTKYGLKALTYLASQKKKEPVQIAEIAKHENISQKFLESILLTLRRNGFLGSKKGKGGGYYLIKEPEEIPMTSVMRVLEGPIAMVPCVSLNFYEKCDDCPDEKTCSVYKLMLQVRDANLAVYRNTTLADLIF, encoded by the coding sequence ATGCTGTCAAAGAAGACGAAATACGGACTCAAGGCCTTGACCTATCTGGCTTCGCAAAAAAAAAAGGAGCCCGTTCAAATAGCGGAGATTGCCAAACATGAGAACATTTCCCAAAAATTCTTGGAAAGCATTCTGCTGACCTTACGTAGAAATGGTTTTTTGGGCTCCAAGAAGGGAAAGGGTGGGGGCTATTACTTGATCAAAGAACCTGAAGAAATTCCGATGACGAGTGTCATGCGCGTTTTAGAAGGTCCCATAGCCATGGTGCCCTGTGTGAGCTTAAATTTCTACGAGAAATGTGATGACTGCCCTGATGAAAAAACATGCTCGGTATACAAATTGATGCTACAGGTCAGGGATGCCAACTTGGCCGTATATCGTAATACCACATTGGCAGATCTGATTTTCTAG
- a CDS encoding MarR family winged helix-turn-helix transcriptional regulator, with protein MKDRLMLLAEMGLGSRLNRLSGQFMKEIQLTYDHYNIDFDPYLFPIFKVVIDEKVTTTSFIQEVLQYTQPAITHALKKLSDKGLIDSREDDLDKRKKLFFLTRTGKKAHKRMVPLWKEMEEQVRQLTHFESKSLSEHLTEVEGKLKKKPLSELIVENLQHQNITI; from the coding sequence ATGAAAGATAGGTTGATGCTTTTGGCCGAGATGGGGCTGGGCTCGAGATTGAATCGATTGAGCGGTCAGTTCATGAAAGAAATACAGCTCACGTATGACCATTACAATATTGATTTTGACCCCTATCTGTTTCCAATTTTCAAGGTTGTTATCGATGAAAAGGTGACGACCACCTCATTCATACAAGAGGTGCTTCAATATACGCAACCTGCGATTACACATGCTTTGAAAAAGTTGTCTGATAAGGGGTTGATCGACAGTAGGGAAGATGATTTGGATAAGCGAAAAAAGCTTTTCTTTCTTACGAGAACGGGAAAAAAGGCCCATAAGAGAATGGTACCTCTATGGAAAGAAATGGAAGAACAAGTAAGACAGCTGACCCATTTTGAATCTAAAAGCTTGTCCGAACATTTGACCGAGGTAGAAGGCAAACTGAAAAAAAAGCCCTTGAGCGAGCTAATTGTTGAAAATCTTCAACATCAAAATATAACGATATGA
- a CDS encoding GNAT family N-acetyltransferase, translating into MKNIDIIAFRSEFAQDFARLNIEWLEKYFVVEPHDAELMERCEETIIGPGGHIFFARVDNSLVGTVALIPMEEKIFELGKMAVSEAFQGMRIGQKLMQYCIDFGREKGWKKLILYSNTVLENAIYIYRKYGFVEIPQEANPPYARSNIKMAYLL; encoded by the coding sequence ATGAAAAACATTGACATTATAGCATTCAGATCGGAATTCGCCCAAGACTTTGCCAGGCTCAACATTGAATGGCTTGAAAAGTATTTCGTGGTCGAGCCCCATGATGCAGAACTCATGGAAAGATGTGAAGAGACCATTATCGGTCCTGGAGGTCATATTTTCTTTGCGAGAGTCGATAATTCATTGGTAGGAACAGTGGCGCTGATCCCAATGGAAGAAAAGATATTCGAATTGGGGAAAATGGCCGTGTCAGAGGCTTTTCAAGGCATGAGGATCGGACAAAAACTAATGCAGTACTGCATTGATTTTGGTCGTGAAAAGGGCTGGAAAAAATTGATATTGTACTCAAATACCGTATTGGAAAACGCAATTTACATTTATCGAAAATATGGTTTTGTCGAGATTCCACAAGAAGCAAACCCACCCTACGCCAGAAGCAACATCAAGATGGCGTACCTGCTTTAG
- the cysD gene encoding sulfate adenylyltransferase subunit CysD, with amino-acid sequence MLEEITTNKTQELLDRPKANALEHEAIYIIREVAAQFERPVLLFSGGKDSITLIRLAQKAFWPAKIPFPLLHIDTGHNFSETIEFRNRLVEELGVELIVRNVQDSIDQGKVVEETGKYASRNILQTTTLLDAIEEFKFDACIGGARRDEEKARAKERIFSVRDDFGQWDEKNQRPELFDMLNGQIEIGQNVRVFPISNWTELDVWSYIQKEDIEIPSIYFAHKRNTFLRDGLIWSVEDDVVFRADDEAVEERTVRFRTVGDMSCTAAVESTADTIDKVVAEIRDSKISERGARIDDKRSEAAMEKRKQQGYF; translated from the coding sequence ATTTTGGAAGAAATAACGACCAACAAGACCCAAGAGCTACTTGATAGACCAAAGGCAAATGCATTGGAGCATGAAGCCATTTACATTATTCGAGAAGTGGCTGCACAGTTTGAAAGACCCGTATTATTGTTCTCTGGTGGAAAAGATTCGATTACATTGATTCGTCTGGCACAAAAAGCATTTTGGCCGGCAAAGATTCCTTTTCCATTGTTGCATATCGACACAGGGCATAATTTTTCTGAGACCATTGAGTTTCGAAACCGTTTGGTTGAAGAATTGGGCGTCGAGCTGATTGTGAGAAATGTACAAGATTCGATCGATCAAGGCAAGGTGGTGGAGGAGACGGGCAAATATGCCAGTCGAAACATTTTGCAAACAACCACCTTACTGGATGCTATTGAAGAATTCAAGTTCGACGCGTGCATCGGCGGCGCTAGGCGTGATGAAGAAAAAGCCAGGGCCAAAGAACGCATCTTTTCTGTGCGCGATGATTTTGGCCAGTGGGACGAAAAAAACCAACGCCCCGAACTATTCGACATGTTGAACGGTCAGATTGAGATAGGGCAAAATGTTAGGGTCTTTCCGATAAGCAATTGGACGGAATTGGATGTATGGAGCTACATTCAAAAAGAAGATATCGAAATACCCTCCATTTATTTTGCCCACAAACGAAATACATTCTTGCGTGATGGATTAATATGGTCTGTCGAAGACGATGTCGTTTTTAGGGCCGATGACGAGGCGGTTGAAGAACGCACGGTGCGCTTTCGAACCGTGGGCGACATGAGCTGTACCGCAGCGGTAGAGTCCACGGCCGATACCATTGACAAGGTAGTGGCCGAAATCAGGGATTCAAAAATCTCTGAACGTGGTGCGCGTATTGATGACAAACGCTCAGAGGCAGCGATGGAAAAAAGAAAACAACAAGGGTATTTTTAA
- the thrA gene encoding bifunctional aspartate kinase/homoserine dehydrogenase I, with amino-acid sequence MLQKLEIKKFTTLNGISEDLQLSYQLFGQPLHSAPIVLVNHALTGNSNVAGEKGWWSDLIGEGKCIDTQRYTVLSFNIPGNGYDGFVIDNYKEYVAGDIAKIFLLALKQLEIEKLYAIIGGSLGGGIAWEMAVYDPTITEHLIPVASDWKSTDWMIANCQIQEQILNNSSQPVHDARMHAMLCYRTPESFKERFKRSTNEALKVFNVESWLMHHGKKLQERFQLSAYKLMNQLLKTIDVTRNGEEGFQKLQQSNTKIHIIGVNSDLFFTAEENKETYKRLAQASGNVTYGEVQSLHGHDAFLMEFEQLENLLRDVFPKKGKKHGLKILKFGGKSLANGEGLGRVLAIIAEKVQSDEHIAVVLSARQNATDELERMLDKAARGLPFEEDIKHFESYQKSDLGEVDFSSEVNQVVQKLKGVSLLGDYSPKAKDALLAYGELISSKFVAALLNDKGIKAEAIDTRELIKTDGSFGNAQVDEGASKLNVLKRFSQLQNNTVPIVTGFIASNQDGETTTLGRNGSNYTAALLANFLDADAVYNYTHVDGIFTANPDLVHEAQIIENLSYEEANELANFGAKVLHAKTIIPLIEKNIPLRILNTFNPDSEGTLISAKSSEEGIKSLSVIENVSLVHLEGRGLLGKAGIDARIFNALGRRNISVGIISQGSSERGIGLVIDADRAFEAKKALDDEFETDYSAKDINAISIVKNVAVISIVGQDLSSFHKPYSALVKNNIEPLLFNNTASGRNVSLVVKTTDLHKALNVMHGQIFGMNKKINLAIFGHGNVGGTLIDQILRSHENIKQRKNFDLNIFAIANSKQALLDKKGVHDNWKQALKENGTAYSVSDIIAYANENHLENLIAIDNTASEDFVNYYFELIRAGFDLISSNKIANTLNFDYYRQIRRSLEDAQKKYLYETNVGAGLPLIDTIKLLHVSGENITRIKGVFSGSLSYIFNMFSESDRPFSEILLEAMQKGLTEPDPREDLSGNDVGRKLLILARELELQNELGDVFIENLIPKKLEKVPKEGFLGNLDQLDKKFQKIKKEQKPDHVLRYVGDLHGDLQQDKGILEVKLISVPKSDALGQVKGSDSIIEIYTESYGEHPIVIQGAGAGAAVTARGVFGDILRIAEKL; translated from the coding sequence ATGCTCCAAAAACTGGAAATAAAAAAATTCACTACCCTAAACGGAATCTCCGAAGACCTGCAACTGTCATACCAGTTGTTCGGCCAGCCCTTGCATTCGGCACCCATTGTGTTGGTGAACCATGCCCTTACAGGCAATTCAAATGTGGCGGGTGAAAAAGGCTGGTGGTCTGATTTGATAGGAGAAGGCAAGTGTATAGATACCCAAAGGTATACGGTGCTTTCATTCAACATACCGGGCAATGGGTACGATGGTTTTGTCATTGACAACTACAAGGAATATGTAGCGGGAGACATTGCCAAAATCTTTTTATTGGCCCTCAAACAATTGGAAATCGAAAAACTGTATGCCATTATAGGGGGATCACTCGGTGGGGGCATTGCTTGGGAAATGGCCGTTTATGACCCTACCATTACAGAACATTTGATTCCTGTGGCATCAGATTGGAAATCGACCGATTGGATGATCGCCAATTGTCAGATTCAAGAACAGATCCTGAACAATTCAAGTCAGCCTGTACACGATGCCAGAATGCATGCGATGCTGTGCTACCGTACTCCAGAATCGTTTAAAGAGCGTTTCAAGCGCAGTACGAACGAGGCGCTTAAGGTATTCAATGTTGAAAGCTGGTTGATGCACCACGGCAAGAAATTACAAGAACGCTTTCAATTATCGGCCTATAAGCTGATGAACCAATTGTTGAAGACCATCGATGTGACACGAAATGGGGAAGAGGGTTTTCAAAAGTTGCAACAGAGCAACACCAAGATCCATATCATCGGAGTGAATTCCGATCTCTTTTTCACGGCTGAAGAGAACAAGGAGACCTATAAACGATTGGCCCAAGCAAGCGGTAATGTAACGTACGGTGAGGTACAATCGTTACATGGTCACGATGCCTTTTTGATGGAGTTTGAACAATTGGAGAATTTGCTGAGGGATGTTTTTCCGAAGAAAGGAAAAAAGCATGGACTCAAAATCTTGAAATTCGGCGGAAAATCATTGGCCAATGGCGAGGGACTTGGACGTGTACTAGCTATCATAGCCGAAAAAGTGCAATCAGACGAGCATATCGCGGTGGTATTATCTGCCAGGCAAAACGCCACTGATGAGCTTGAAAGAATGTTGGACAAGGCAGCAAGGGGCCTTCCGTTCGAAGAAGACATCAAACACTTTGAAAGCTATCAAAAATCTGACTTGGGCGAAGTCGATTTTTCAAGTGAAGTGAATCAAGTAGTTCAAAAATTGAAAGGCGTGTCACTTCTTGGTGATTACAGCCCGAAAGCCAAAGATGCCCTACTGGCTTATGGCGAATTGATATCTTCAAAGTTCGTGGCGGCCTTGCTGAACGATAAAGGTATCAAGGCAGAAGCCATCGACACCCGTGAACTGATCAAGACCGATGGGTCGTTCGGTAATGCGCAAGTCGATGAGGGAGCCTCAAAGTTGAACGTGCTGAAACGGTTTTCGCAATTGCAAAATAACACGGTACCCATTGTAACGGGTTTTATCGCCTCGAACCAAGATGGTGAGACAACCACCTTGGGTAGAAACGGAAGTAATTACACGGCGGCTTTACTGGCCAATTTCCTAGATGCCGATGCCGTATACAACTATACCCATGTCGATGGTATCTTCACGGCAAATCCTGATTTGGTGCATGAGGCCCAGATAATCGAAAACCTATCCTACGAAGAAGCCAATGAATTGGCCAATTTTGGTGCCAAAGTGCTACACGCAAAAACCATTATTCCCCTGATAGAGAAGAATATTCCACTTCGAATTCTGAATACATTCAATCCAGATTCCGAAGGTACGCTGATCAGTGCCAAATCAAGTGAGGAGGGTATCAAATCGCTGTCCGTGATTGAAAACGTATCGCTGGTGCACCTTGAGGGTAGAGGGCTTTTGGGTAAGGCAGGAATCGATGCCCGAATTTTCAATGCGTTGGGAAGACGAAACATCAGTGTGGGCATCATCTCACAAGGGTCATCAGAAAGAGGCATTGGTTTAGTGATTGATGCCGATAGGGCATTTGAGGCCAAAAAGGCCCTGGATGATGAATTTGAGACCGATTATTCCGCTAAAGACATAAATGCGATTTCAATTGTAAAGAACGTGGCCGTGATATCCATTGTGGGACAAGACCTGAGTTCTTTTCACAAACCCTACAGCGCACTTGTCAAGAACAACATCGAACCATTGCTTTTTAATAACACGGCCTCGGGACGGAATGTCAGTTTGGTTGTTAAAACGACCGATCTACACAAGGCGTTGAACGTGATGCATGGGCAGATTTTTGGCATGAACAAGAAAATCAATCTGGCCATTTTTGGACATGGAAACGTGGGAGGAACGCTCATCGACCAGATTTTGAGATCACACGAGAACATCAAACAACGAAAGAACTTTGATTTGAACATTTTTGCCATTGCCAATTCAAAACAGGCCTTGCTCGATAAAAAGGGTGTTCATGATAACTGGAAACAAGCCCTAAAAGAAAATGGGACAGCCTATTCGGTCAGTGATATAATTGCATATGCCAATGAAAACCACCTCGAAAATTTAATTGCCATTGACAATACGGCCAGTGAAGATTTCGTCAATTATTATTTTGAATTGATCAGGGCGGGCTTTGATCTTATTTCGTCGAACAAAATTGCCAACACCCTTAATTTTGACTACTACCGCCAAATTCGGAGAAGTCTTGAAGATGCCCAAAAAAAATACCTATATGAGACCAATGTTGGGGCCGGATTACCATTGATCGATACGATAAAGTTGCTTCATGTATCTGGAGAGAACATTACCCGGATCAAGGGTGTTTTCTCGGGTTCATTGAGCTACATTTTTAACATGTTTTCAGAATCTGACCGCCCCTTTTCAGAAATTCTGCTGGAAGCGATGCAAAAAGGCCTTACAGAACCTGACCCACGTGAAGATTTGAGTGGAAATGACGTAGGGCGAAAACTATTGATTTTGGCAAGGGAGTTGGAGTTGCAGAATGAACTAGGTGATGTTTTCATCGAAAACCTGATTCCAAAGAAATTAGAAAAAGTCCCCAAAGAAGGATTTTTAGGGAATTTAGACCAATTGGACAAAAAATTTCAAAAAATAAAAAAAGAACAAAAGCCCGACCATGTGCTTCGGTATGTAGGTGATTTACATGGAGATTTACAGCAGGACAAAGGGATTCTGGAGGTAAAATTAATTTCTGTGCCAAAATCTGACGCATTGGGGCAAGTAAAAGGTTCTGATTCCATCATCGAAATCTATACAGAATCGTATGGTGAGCATCCAATAGTGATACAAGGGGCAGGGGCAGGGGCCGCGGTCACCGCTAGGGGCGTTTTTGGTGATATTTTACGGATTGCAGAGAAGTTGTGA
- a CDS encoding sulfate adenylyltransferase subunit 1: MQVLKIATAGSVDDGKSTLIGRLLYDTKSLTDDKLEAIERTSKQKGYDYLDFSLATDGLVAEREQGITIDVAHIYFSTASKSYIIADTPGHVEYTRNMVTGASTSQAAIILIDARKGVIEQTNRHFFINNLLRIKDVVVAINKMDLVDFSEEVYNDIKADFERLMEKRDYQDQKITFIPVSALKGDNVVNRSENTPWYSGQTLLEHLEELNLLDIYNTGTPRFPVQYVIRPKTDEFHDFRGFAGKIYGGELSVGDEVAVLPSMTRSKIKNIYFYDQEYQTAPRRSSVTITLEDEVNVSRGDMLVKVGDLPTIDKQLTAIVSWMDSTSLTTGSKYMVQHGVNKVLAKVDAIEHKIHPDYSGIEENVNALQMNDIAKVRLRLNKPIFYDRFKEHRTNGSFIMIDGRTNNTAGVGFIE; this comes from the coding sequence ATGCAAGTACTAAAAATAGCAACGGCAGGTAGCGTAGATGATGGCAAAAGCACTTTGATAGGGCGATTGCTTTATGATACCAAGTCATTGACCGATGATAAGTTGGAAGCCATTGAAAGGACCAGCAAACAGAAAGGGTATGACTACCTCGATTTTTCATTGGCTACTGATGGTTTGGTCGCAGAAAGAGAACAGGGCATCACCATAGATGTGGCCCATATTTATTTTTCCACGGCAAGCAAGAGTTATATCATCGCTGACACCCCGGGACATGTCGAATATACACGAAACATGGTTACGGGCGCTTCAACTTCACAGGCAGCCATCATATTGATCGACGCAAGAAAAGGTGTCATTGAACAAACGAACAGGCATTTTTTCATTAATAACCTTTTGCGTATCAAAGATGTTGTTGTGGCCATCAACAAAATGGATCTTGTTGATTTTTCAGAGGAAGTCTATAATGACATCAAGGCAGATTTTGAGAGATTGATGGAGAAAAGGGATTACCAAGACCAAAAGATCACTTTTATTCCTGTAAGTGCGCTGAAAGGTGACAATGTGGTCAATCGCTCTGAAAATACTCCCTGGTATTCTGGGCAGACGCTATTGGAGCATTTGGAAGAACTTAATCTGTTGGATATCTATAACACGGGCACACCAAGATTTCCAGTGCAATATGTAATTCGTCCAAAGACGGATGAATTCCATGATTTTCGAGGTTTTGCAGGTAAGATCTACGGAGGAGAGCTGAGCGTGGGAGATGAGGTAGCGGTTTTACCATCGATGACACGTTCAAAGATCAAAAACATTTATTTCTATGACCAAGAATACCAAACGGCTCCAAGGCGTTCGTCGGTGACCATAACGCTTGAAGACGAGGTGAATGTGAGTCGTGGCGATATGTTGGTCAAGGTGGGTGATCTACCGACCATTGATAAGCAGCTCACGGCCATTGTTTCTTGGATGGATTCTACCAGTCTCACTACTGGAAGTAAGTACATGGTGCAACATGGGGTGAACAAAGTGTTGGCAAAAGTTGATGCTATTGAGCACAAGATCCATCCAGATTACTCAGGTATTGAAGAAAATGTAAATGCCTTGCAAATGAACGATATTGCCAAGGTACGTTTACGGTTGAACAAACCAATTTTTTATGATCGCTTCAAAGAGCATCGTACAAATGGGTCGTTCATCATGATCGACGGCCGAACCAATAACACGGCTGGCGTAGGATTCATAGAATAG